Proteins from a single region of Streptomyces vinaceus:
- a CDS encoding energy-coupling factor transporter transmembrane component T — protein sequence MSRTTTVAAEPPVSGLAPGAGGRRLPRTLHPVAWWIWALALATAVSRTNNPLLLFLVLAVLGYVITMRRTEAPWARGFPYYLYLALTVVAIRVTFRAVFATGVTPRDHFLFSLPHIPTPDWYAGIRLGGPVSLEALLSAATDGLRLACMLCCIGAANTLANPKRALRVLPGALYELGVAVTVSISVAPQLVASVQRVRRARRLRAGRTRGLRALRGIVVPVLEDALERSLRLAAAMDSRGYGRAGTATRRSRRLTGALMLLGMCGLCAGAYGLLDATAPKLLGLPALGAGGALCVAGLRLGGRRITRTTYRPDPWRAAEWAVAGCGVLSAVLLFGNAGFNAAELNPSIYPLSWPTLPLVPAAAILLAGTAGFLAPPPTAPARPAVPVQRTEEPK from the coding sequence GTGTCCCGTACCACCACGGTCGCGGCCGAGCCGCCCGTGTCCGGCCTCGCGCCGGGCGCGGGCGGCCGCCGGCTGCCCCGCACTCTGCACCCCGTCGCCTGGTGGATCTGGGCCCTGGCCCTCGCCACCGCCGTCAGCCGCACCAACAATCCGCTGCTGCTCTTCCTCGTCCTCGCGGTCCTCGGTTACGTCATCACCATGCGCCGCACCGAGGCCCCCTGGGCCCGCGGCTTCCCGTACTACCTCTACCTGGCACTCACGGTCGTCGCGATCCGGGTCACTTTCCGGGCGGTCTTCGCCACCGGCGTCACACCCCGCGACCACTTCCTGTTCTCCCTCCCCCACATCCCCACGCCCGACTGGTACGCGGGCATCCGGCTCGGCGGTCCGGTCTCCCTCGAAGCGCTGCTGTCGGCCGCGACCGACGGGCTGCGCCTGGCCTGCATGCTGTGCTGCATCGGCGCGGCCAACACCCTGGCCAACCCCAAGCGCGCACTGCGGGTGCTCCCGGGCGCCCTGTACGAACTCGGCGTCGCCGTCACCGTGTCCATCAGCGTCGCGCCCCAACTGGTCGCGAGCGTCCAGCGGGTGCGCCGCGCCCGCAGGCTCCGGGCCGGGCGTACGAGGGGTCTGCGCGCGCTGCGCGGCATCGTCGTCCCCGTCCTCGAAGACGCCCTGGAGCGCTCCCTGCGCCTCGCGGCCGCGATGGACTCCCGCGGCTACGGCCGCGCCGGCACCGCGACCCGCCGCTCCCGCCGCCTGACCGGCGCCCTCATGCTGCTCGGCATGTGCGGCCTGTGCGCCGGGGCGTACGGGCTCCTCGACGCGACCGCGCCCAAGCTGCTCGGCCTGCCCGCACTGGGGGCCGGCGGAGCGCTGTGCGTGGCCGGGCTGCGGCTCGGCGGGCGCCGGATCACCCGGACCACGTACCGTCCCGACCCGTGGCGGGCGGCCGAATGGGCCGTGGCCGGGTGCGGGGTGCTGTCCGCGGTGCTGCTGTTCGGCAACGCGGGGTTCAACGCCGCGGAGCTGAACCCCTCCATCTACCCGCTCAGCTGGCCGACCCTGCCGCTGGTGCCGGCCGCCGCGATCCTGCTCGCCGGGACGGCCGGGTTCCTGGCTCCGCCCCCGACGGCCCCCGCCCGGCCGGCCGTCCCCGTACAGCGCACCGAGGAACCCAAGTGA
- a CDS encoding ABC transporter ATP-binding protein: protein MIHFDQVTVRYEDTAEPVLREVNLTVEEGELCLVVGHTGVGKSTLLGAVNGLVPHFTGGTLFGRVTVDGRDTAEHPPRELADVVGVVGQDPLDGFVTDTVEEELAYAMEQLAVAPATMRKRVEETLDLLGLADLRHRALHELSGGQQQRVAIGSVLTAHPRVLVLDEPTSALDPTAAEEVLAAVTRLVHDLGVTVLLAEHRLERVVQCADRVIHLPGDGRVVSGPPAEIFRTSSIAPPIVELGRAAGWSPLPLSIRDARRAAAPLRTRLAGTTPPPVRPAPAPDPALLLKARGVTVAYHGVPAVREVDLDLRGGEITALMGRNGSGKSSLLWALQGSGPRKAGTVLVPATDGGEDGDPRKLSAAAARRLVGLVPQTPTDLLYLESVEQELDQADAESAVGSEAPAAREILDRLAPGIDDATHPRDLSEGQKLALALAIQLSAAPRVVLLDEPTRGLDYRAKEQLIAIVDDLAAQGRAIVISTHDVEFVARAADRVVVMAEGDVVADGPTTEVIVASPVFAPQAAKILSPLPYLTVAQAASAFPRDETDPAR from the coding sequence GTGATCCACTTCGACCAGGTCACCGTCCGGTACGAGGACACGGCAGAACCGGTACTGCGGGAGGTGAACCTCACCGTCGAGGAGGGCGAACTCTGCCTCGTCGTCGGTCACACGGGCGTCGGCAAGTCCACCCTCCTGGGGGCCGTCAACGGACTCGTCCCGCACTTCACCGGCGGCACCCTCTTCGGCCGGGTCACGGTCGACGGCCGGGACACCGCCGAGCACCCGCCCCGCGAACTCGCCGATGTCGTGGGCGTGGTGGGCCAGGATCCGCTCGACGGGTTCGTCACCGACACCGTCGAGGAGGAACTCGCCTACGCCATGGAGCAGCTGGCGGTCGCGCCCGCCACCATGCGCAAGCGCGTCGAGGAGACCCTGGACCTGCTGGGTCTCGCCGACCTGCGCCATCGCGCCCTCCACGAGCTCTCCGGCGGCCAGCAGCAACGGGTCGCGATCGGCTCCGTGCTCACCGCGCACCCCCGGGTCCTGGTCCTGGACGAGCCCACCTCCGCCCTGGACCCGACGGCCGCGGAGGAGGTCCTGGCGGCCGTCACCCGGCTCGTCCACGACCTCGGCGTCACCGTGCTCCTCGCCGAACACCGCCTGGAGCGCGTGGTCCAGTGCGCCGACCGCGTCATCCACCTCCCCGGCGACGGCCGCGTGGTGTCCGGGCCGCCCGCCGAGATCTTCCGTACGTCGTCCATAGCCCCGCCCATCGTGGAACTCGGGCGCGCCGCCGGCTGGTCCCCGCTCCCCCTGTCCATCCGCGACGCCCGCCGCGCGGCCGCGCCCCTGCGCACACGGCTGGCCGGTACGACTCCCCCGCCGGTGCGGCCGGCACCCGCCCCGGACCCCGCCCTTCTCCTGAAGGCCCGCGGGGTGACGGTGGCCTATCACGGCGTCCCGGCCGTCCGGGAAGTCGACCTCGATCTGCGCGGCGGCGAGATCACCGCGCTGATGGGCCGCAACGGCTCGGGCAAGTCCTCCCTGCTCTGGGCGCTCCAGGGCTCAGGGCCCCGCAAGGCCGGCACAGTGCTCGTCCCCGCCACCGACGGGGGCGAGGACGGCGACCCGCGGAAGCTGTCCGCGGCCGCAGCCCGCCGACTCGTCGGCCTGGTCCCCCAGACCCCCACGGACCTGCTGTACCTGGAGAGCGTCGAGCAGGAACTCGACCAGGCCGACGCGGAATCGGCGGTCGGCTCCGAGGCACCGGCCGCACGCGAGATCCTCGACCGCCTCGCACCCGGCATCGACGACGCCACCCACCCCCGCGACCTGTCCGAGGGCCAGAAGCTCGCCCTCGCCCTCGCCATCCAGCTGTCGGCGGCTCCCCGGGTGGTGCTCCTCGACGAGCCGACCCGCGGCCTCGACTACCGGGCCAAGGAACAGCTGATCGCCATCGTCGACGACCTCGCGGCTCAAGGGCGCGCGATCGTCATCTCCACGCACGACGTCGAGTTCGTGGCCCGTGCGGCCGACCGGGTCGTCGTCATGGCCGAGGGAGACGTCGTCGCGGACGGCCCCACCACGGAGGTCATCGTCGCCTCTCCCGTGTTCGCACCCCAGGCGGCCAAGATCCTCTCGCCCCTCCCCTACCTCACGGTCGCCCAGGCGGCCTCCGCCTTCCCCCGCGACGAGACGGACCCGGCCCGATGA
- a CDS encoding ECF transporter S component, giving the protein MTAAARTPAIRINARAGVVIAMAAFLGIVAFFWPFLVAPGKFGSHYAPPLIFGVLLVVVLCVVISEIAEGGINSKALAMLGVLSAVNAAIRPLGAGTAGIETVFFVLVLAGRVYGPGFGFTLGCTSLFASALITGGVGPWMPYQMFGCAFVGMLAGFLPQASGRREIVMLAFYGSASGYLFGFLLNLSFWPFSLDPNSSIAYLPGLPFTEQFHRYLAFDLATSLGWDTGRAVTNFLCVCLAGPAVLTTFRRAARKARFQAPVRFGPPREPV; this is encoded by the coding sequence ATGACCGCTGCCGCGCGCACCCCAGCCATCCGCATCAACGCGCGGGCGGGCGTCGTCATCGCCATGGCCGCGTTCCTCGGGATCGTCGCGTTCTTCTGGCCGTTCCTCGTCGCACCGGGCAAGTTCGGCTCCCACTACGCCCCACCGCTCATCTTCGGCGTCCTGCTGGTCGTCGTCCTGTGCGTGGTGATCTCGGAGATCGCCGAGGGCGGCATCAACTCCAAGGCCCTGGCCATGCTGGGCGTCCTGTCCGCCGTCAACGCCGCGATCCGCCCGCTGGGCGCGGGCACGGCCGGCATCGAGACGGTCTTCTTCGTCCTCGTCCTGGCCGGCCGGGTCTACGGCCCGGGCTTCGGGTTCACCCTCGGCTGCACCTCGCTGTTCGCCTCCGCCCTCATCACCGGCGGGGTCGGTCCCTGGATGCCGTACCAGATGTTCGGCTGCGCCTTCGTCGGCATGCTCGCGGGCTTCCTCCCCCAGGCGTCCGGCCGCCGGGAGATCGTGATGCTCGCGTTCTACGGCTCAGCCTCCGGCTACCTGTTCGGCTTCCTCCTCAACCTCTCCTTCTGGCCGTTCTCACTCGACCCCAACAGCTCGATCGCCTACCTGCCCGGCCTCCCGTTCACCGAGCAGTTCCACCGCTACCTCGCCTTCGACCTCGCCACCTCCCTGGGCTGGGACACCGGTCGCGCCGTCACCAACTTCCTCTGCGTCTGCCTCGCGGGTCCCGCGGTGCTGACCACCTTCCGCCGCGCGGCCCGCAAGGCCCGCTTCCAGGCGCCCGTCCGCTTCGGTCCGCCGCGCGAACCGGTCTGA
- a CDS encoding SDR family oxidoreductase has protein sequence MKITVIGGTGLIGSQLVSTLRAAGHEVVSASLSSGVDLLTGSGLDEALAGADTVVNVSNSPTFDEASPEFFRTTMDNLLAAGERAGVVHQVILSIVGVDQVPQLDYYRAKTLQEDVLKQGPTPYSIVRATQFFEFMDTVLSWTADDRTVRLPSTPVQPMAAADVVAALAEVATGAPLNGTVDVAGPDVFALDELGRLTLAARQDPRTVVTDEQAGMFAVVEGDVLAGGPGARLAATSYKDWLGAGR, from the coding sequence ATGAAGATCACGGTCATCGGCGGTACCGGACTCATCGGTTCCCAGCTCGTCTCCACGCTCCGCGCGGCCGGCCACGAGGTGGTGTCCGCGTCCCTGTCGAGCGGCGTGGACCTGCTCACCGGCTCGGGGCTGGACGAGGCGCTCGCCGGAGCGGACACGGTCGTCAACGTGTCGAACTCGCCCACCTTCGACGAGGCGTCCCCGGAGTTCTTCCGCACCACGATGGACAACCTGCTCGCCGCAGGGGAGCGGGCGGGCGTCGTCCACCAGGTGATCCTGTCCATCGTCGGCGTCGACCAGGTCCCGCAGCTGGACTACTACCGCGCGAAGACCCTCCAGGAGGACGTCCTCAAGCAGGGCCCCACCCCCTACTCGATCGTCCGCGCCACCCAGTTCTTCGAGTTCATGGACACGGTGCTGTCCTGGACCGCCGACGACCGCACCGTCCGGCTCCCCTCCACCCCCGTCCAGCCGATGGCCGCCGCCGACGTGGTCGCCGCCCTGGCCGAGGTCGCCACCGGCGCACCGCTGAACGGCACGGTCGACGTCGCGGGCCCCGACGTCTTCGCCCTCGACGAGCTGGGCCGCCTCACGCTGGCGGCCCGCCAGGACCCGCGTACGGTCGTCACCGACGAGCAGGCGGGCATGTTCGCGGTGGTCGAGGGCGACGTCCTGGCCGGGGGCCCCGGCGCGCGCCTGGCGGCCACCTCCTACAAGGACTGGCTCGGCGCCGGGCGCTGA
- a CDS encoding RrF2 family transcriptional regulator, which produces MKLSGGVEWALHCCVVLTAASQPVPAARLALLHEVSPSYLAKQMQALSRAGLVASVQGKTGGYVLTRPASEITVLDVVQAVDGPDPAFVCTEIRRRGPFGAPPEACTKACGIARVMRAAEAAWRASLRAVTIADLVDSVERDDGPEALPAIGAWLNPSSGPA; this is translated from the coding sequence ATGAAACTGTCCGGGGGCGTGGAATGGGCGCTGCACTGCTGTGTGGTCCTGACCGCGGCGAGTCAGCCGGTGCCCGCCGCCCGGTTGGCGCTGCTCCACGAGGTCTCGCCCAGCTACCTGGCCAAGCAGATGCAGGCGCTGTCCCGGGCGGGCCTGGTGGCCTCCGTCCAGGGCAAGACCGGCGGATACGTGCTGACCAGGCCCGCTTCCGAGATCACCGTCCTGGACGTGGTGCAGGCCGTCGACGGACCGGACCCGGCGTTCGTCTGCACGGAGATCCGCCGGCGCGGCCCGTTCGGCGCCCCGCCCGAGGCCTGCACGAAGGCCTGCGGGATCGCCCGCGTCATGCGCGCCGCCGAAGCCGCCTGGCGGGCGTCGCTGCGCGCTGTCACCATCGCCGACCTGGTCGACTCGGTGGAACGCGACGACGGACCGGAGGCACTGCCGGCCATCGGCGCGTGGCTGAACCCGTCGTCCGGCCCGGCGTAG
- a CDS encoding putative Ig domain-containing protein: MEGSSLRNALSHRAARLARRGATALLSAVALASGGTLVLAAPSAASGGPGAASASPAAVHTERLCSEPARAGWMACHALARTDVQQRLGLSPGLLPSGYGPADLQSAYALPASAGAGATVAIIDAYDDPKAESDLAAYRSQYGLPACTTANGCFRKVDQNGGTDYPTADAGWAGEISLDVDMVSAVCPQCHILLVEAAQPSMEDLGAAVNRAVTLGAAYVSNSYGGGEDSTDAASDASYFNHPGVAITVSSGDSGYGVEYPAASQYVTSVGGTSLSRASGTPRGWSESVWGSSAGSEGAGSGCSGFTAKPSWQTDGGCARRTVADVSAVADPATGLAVYDSYQAGGWNVYGGTSASAPIIASVYALAGTPAAGSFPSAYPYARTASLNDVTGGANGSCSGSYLCTAKAGYDGPTGLGTPKGTAAFTGGSTGGNTVTVANPGSRTSIVDTATSLQIQATDSAGGQTLTYGATGLPPGLSVNASTGLISGTPTTAGSYAVTVTAKDTTNASGAASFTWTVATVDGGCTVTQLLGNPGFESGTVPWTASAGVIDGSSGEAAHSGSRKAWLNGYGATHADSLAQAVTIPVRCHATLSFYLHIDTAETTATTAYDKLTVTANSTTLAGYSNLDKNTGYVQKTFDLSSFAGQTVTVKFSGSEDPSLQTSFVIDDTALSIS, translated from the coding sequence ATGGAGGGCAGTTCATTGCGCAACGCCCTGTCCCACCGCGCCGCCCGGCTCGCCCGCCGCGGCGCGACCGCCTTACTCTCGGCCGTCGCCCTTGCGTCCGGCGGGACGCTCGTACTCGCCGCACCGTCCGCCGCCTCGGGCGGCCCTGGTGCGGCGAGCGCGTCCCCCGCCGCGGTGCACACCGAGCGGCTCTGCTCGGAGCCCGCCCGGGCCGGCTGGATGGCCTGCCACGCGCTGGCCCGTACGGACGTACAGCAGCGCCTCGGCCTCTCTCCCGGACTGCTGCCGTCCGGCTACGGCCCCGCCGATCTGCAGAGCGCGTACGCCCTGCCGGCGTCCGCCGGGGCCGGCGCGACGGTCGCCATCATCGACGCCTACGACGACCCGAAGGCCGAGTCCGACCTGGCGGCCTACCGCTCCCAGTACGGGCTGCCGGCCTGCACCACGGCCAACGGCTGCTTCCGCAAGGTCGACCAGAACGGCGGGACCGACTACCCGACCGCCGACGCCGGCTGGGCCGGGGAGATCTCCCTCGACGTGGACATGGTCAGCGCCGTCTGCCCGCAGTGCCACATCCTGCTCGTCGAGGCGGCCCAGCCCTCCATGGAGGACCTCGGCGCCGCCGTGAACCGCGCCGTGACCCTGGGCGCCGCGTACGTCTCCAACAGCTACGGCGGCGGCGAGGACTCCACCGACGCGGCCTCGGACGCCTCGTACTTCAACCACCCCGGCGTGGCCATCACCGTCAGCTCCGGCGACAGCGGCTACGGCGTCGAGTACCCGGCCGCCTCCCAGTACGTCACCTCGGTCGGCGGCACCTCGCTCAGCCGCGCGAGCGGCACCCCCCGCGGCTGGTCCGAGAGCGTCTGGGGCAGCAGCGCGGGCAGCGAGGGCGCCGGTTCGGGCTGCTCCGGGTTCACCGCCAAGCCGTCCTGGCAGACCGACGGAGGCTGCGCCAGGCGCACGGTCGCCGACGTCTCGGCCGTCGCCGACCCGGCCACCGGCCTCGCGGTGTACGACAGCTACCAGGCCGGCGGCTGGAACGTCTACGGCGGCACCAGCGCCTCGGCGCCGATCATCGCCTCCGTCTACGCCCTGGCGGGCACCCCGGCCGCCGGCTCGTTCCCGTCCGCCTACCCGTACGCCCGCACCGCCTCGCTCAACGACGTGACCGGCGGCGCCAACGGCTCCTGCTCCGGCAGTTACCTCTGCACCGCCAAGGCGGGCTACGACGGGCCGACCGGACTCGGCACGCCCAAGGGCACCGCCGCCTTCACGGGCGGCTCCACCGGCGGCAACACCGTCACCGTCGCGAACCCCGGCAGCCGCACGAGCATCGTCGACACGGCCACCTCGCTGCAGATCCAGGCCACCGACTCGGCCGGCGGGCAGACCCTCACCTACGGTGCCACCGGGCTCCCGCCCGGCCTGTCGGTCAACGCGTCCACCGGCCTGATCAGCGGTACGCCGACCACCGCGGGCAGCTACGCCGTCACGGTCACGGCCAAGGACACCACCAACGCGAGCGGCGCTGCCTCGTTCACCTGGACCGTCGCCACGGTCGACGGCGGCTGCACCGTGACCCAGCTCCTCGGCAACCCGGGCTTCGAATCCGGCACCGTCCCCTGGACCGCCAGCGCCGGCGTGATCGACGGCAGCAGCGGCGAGGCGGCGCACTCGGGCTCCCGGAAGGCCTGGCTGAACGGCTACGGCGCCACGCACGCCGACTCGCTCGCGCAGGCGGTGACCATTCCGGTCCGCTGCCACGCCACCCTCAGCTTCTACCTGCACATCGACACCGCGGAGACGACCGCCACCACGGCCTACGACAAGCTGACGGTGACGGCCAACTCCACCACCCTGGCCGGCTACTCCAACCTCGACAAGAACACCGGTTACGTACAGAAGACCTTCGACCTGTCCTCCTTCGCGGGACAGACGGTCACGGTCAAGTTCAGCGGTAGCGAGGACCCCAGCCTGCAGACCTCGTTCGTCATCGACGACACGGCGCTCAGCATCAGCTGA
- a CDS encoding TrmB family transcriptional regulator — protein MELDDGAVNDLVSLGLSRYEARVYLALVRRESYTAAEAARAADVPRQRVYDVLDALVRRRLAVLRPGRVAAFSAVAPELALARLMAVQRESLERLSAASTALATALLPVWSDGRTHTDPLDYIEVLRDPRAIAERFDSIQEQAARELLSFCKPPFVAPPANDEGIRTVRRLRRAGGTARAVYTHDALGDAEVLENVRRFAAAGEESRFAPSLPLKLIVADASLVLCDMPDPVAGTHATTALYIEHPALAGCLRLAFLSVWEQARTAPTPGDDRADGRPNTRP, from the coding sequence ATGGAGTTGGACGACGGCGCCGTCAACGACCTGGTGTCCCTGGGGCTCTCCCGGTACGAGGCCCGGGTCTATCTGGCGCTGGTACGACGGGAGTCGTACACCGCCGCCGAGGCGGCCCGCGCCGCGGACGTCCCGCGCCAGCGCGTCTACGACGTACTCGACGCCCTCGTGCGGCGGCGCCTGGCCGTCCTGCGCCCCGGGCGGGTCGCGGCCTTCTCCGCGGTGGCCCCGGAACTGGCGCTCGCCCGGCTGATGGCCGTTCAGCGGGAGTCCCTGGAACGGCTGAGCGCGGCGTCGACCGCCCTCGCGACGGCGCTGCTCCCGGTCTGGAGCGACGGGCGGACGCACACCGATCCGCTCGACTACATCGAGGTGCTGCGCGATCCCCGGGCGATCGCGGAGCGGTTCGACAGCATCCAGGAGCAGGCCGCACGGGAGCTCCTCAGCTTCTGCAAGCCGCCGTTCGTCGCTCCCCCGGCCAACGACGAGGGGATCAGGACGGTCCGCCGGCTGCGCCGGGCCGGGGGGACCGCCCGCGCGGTGTACACCCACGACGCGCTCGGGGACGCGGAAGTACTGGAGAACGTACGGCGGTTCGCGGCGGCGGGCGAGGAGTCGCGGTTCGCTCCGAGCCTGCCGCTCAAGCTGATCGTGGCGGATGCCTCGCTGGTGCTGTGCGACATGCCCGACCCGGTGGCCGGCACTCACGCCACCACAGCCCTCTACATCGAACACCCGGCGCTGGCGGGCTGCTTGAGGCTGGCCTTCCTGTCGGTGTGGGAGCAGGCCCGGACCGCCCCCACACCGGGCGACGACCGGGCCGACGGCCGGCCGAACACCCGCCCGTAG
- a CDS encoding class I SAM-dependent methyltransferase, which translates to MREHQDETRTAYDGVVDLYASLFADRLETRPFARAMVATFAELVRGTGNLRTADVGCGPGHLTAMLHGLGLDAFGLDLSPAMVDHARRAHPSLRFDEARMEAMPVGDGALGGVMAHYSMIHTPPGELPAVLAEQVRVLAPGGLFLVSFFGTEGPEPVRFDHKVTPAYSWPADRFAELLIAAGLTPFARLLHDPASERGFLDAHLLARRP; encoded by the coding sequence GTGAGGGAACACCAGGACGAGACGAGGACCGCCTACGACGGGGTCGTCGACCTCTACGCGTCGTTGTTCGCCGACCGGCTGGAGACACGGCCGTTCGCGCGGGCCATGGTCGCGACCTTCGCCGAGCTGGTGCGCGGGACGGGGAACCTGCGGACCGCCGACGTCGGATGCGGTCCCGGACACCTCACGGCCATGCTGCACGGCCTGGGCCTCGACGCCTTCGGGCTCGACCTCTCCCCGGCCATGGTCGACCACGCCCGGCGGGCCCATCCGTCGCTGCGCTTCGACGAGGCGCGGATGGAAGCCATGCCGGTCGGGGACGGCGCGCTCGGCGGCGTCATGGCCCACTACTCGATGATCCACACCCCGCCGGGGGAACTGCCCGCGGTCCTGGCCGAACAGGTGCGGGTCCTGGCGCCGGGGGGACTGTTCCTGGTGTCGTTCTTCGGCACCGAAGGGCCGGAACCGGTCCGCTTCGACCACAAGGTGACCCCTGCCTACAGCTGGCCGGCGGACCGGTTCGCCGAGCTGCTGATCGCCGCCGGGCTCACGCCGTTCGCCCGTCTGCTCCACGACCCGGCCTCCGAGCGGGGCTTCCTCGACGCCCACCTGCTGGCCCGCCGCCCGTAG
- a CDS encoding alpha/beta hydrolase translates to MAAVALMAAIVAMTTPTGPAQAAERTAPPPMADGFGLTQVDTATGGPTNFYLTVTTPEVAGTHHIKIILPNGYYDDPARRYPVLYFLHGSPDDPIQQNYPALTASDQMITVIPDGGARGWYANWLNQKTQAGAQNWENFHLKQVIPFIDANLRTIATRKARAVAGVSMGGFGALHYAQVRPDLFSQTASLSGDIDLSARSMDLRLAVVASLIDAQGAICGSFSGVCGGAESPYKPGVDSDALFGSPYPVFNVDRRWNEVDPSQHMDKLKAGGVGVSIYVGNGRGSVTDLEFWLESASRHVKDAMDALGMSYSYVDYGDGSAWGTQCDGGHNAGCWEQDLRDLIPRLERSFAA, encoded by the coding sequence ATGGCAGCGGTGGCCCTGATGGCCGCCATCGTCGCCATGACCACGCCGACGGGTCCGGCGCAGGCCGCCGAGCGCACCGCGCCCCCGCCGATGGCGGACGGGTTCGGCCTGACCCAGGTGGACACCGCGACCGGCGGACCCACCAACTTCTACCTCACCGTGACCACACCCGAGGTCGCGGGCACACACCACATCAAGATCATCCTGCCGAACGGCTACTACGACGACCCGGCCAGGCGCTACCCCGTGCTGTACTTCCTGCACGGTTCGCCCGACGACCCGATCCAGCAGAACTATCCGGCGCTGACCGCCTCGGATCAGATGATCACCGTGATTCCGGACGGTGGCGCCCGGGGCTGGTACGCCAACTGGCTCAACCAGAAGACCCAGGCCGGCGCCCAGAACTGGGAGAACTTCCACCTCAAGCAGGTGATCCCTTTCATCGACGCGAACCTGCGGACCATCGCCACGAGGAAGGCCCGCGCCGTCGCGGGCGTCTCCATGGGCGGGTTCGGGGCGCTGCACTACGCCCAGGTCCGGCCCGACCTGTTCAGCCAGACCGCGTCCCTGTCGGGGGACATCGACCTGTCGGCCCGCTCCATGGACCTGCGGCTCGCCGTCGTCGCCTCGCTCATCGACGCGCAGGGCGCCATCTGCGGCTCGTTCTCCGGTGTCTGTGGCGGCGCCGAATCACCGTACAAGCCCGGTGTGGACAGCGACGCCCTGTTCGGCTCGCCCTATCCCGTGTTCAACGTCGACCGGCGGTGGAACGAGGTCGACCCGTCACAGCACATGGACAAGCTGAAGGCGGGCGGAGTCGGCGTCTCGATCTACGTGGGCAACGGGCGGGGCTCGGTCACCGACCTGGAGTTCTGGCTCGAATCCGCGTCCCGGCACGTCAAGGACGCCATGGACGCCCTGGGCATGTCCTACTCCTACGTCGACTACGGCGACGGCTCGGCCTGGGGCACCCAGTGCGACGGGGGCCACAACGCGGGCTGCTGGGAACAGGACCTCCGGGACCTGATCCCCAGGCTGGAACGGTCCTTCGCCGCCTGA